GGAACGCCCCCGCCACGAAGCGATGATCGCCGAAGTGCGTGAAACCGGCGCTTCGATCCGCCTGATTACCGATGGTGACGTGGCCGGCGTCATGCATTGCGCCGAATCCGAAGTGACCGGCATCGATATGTACATGGGCCAAGGCGGCGCCCCCGAGGGTGTTCTGGCCGCTGCGGCGCTGAAATGCATGGGTGGTCAAATCTTTGGCCGTCTGCTGTTCCGCAACGATGACGAAAAGGGCCGCGCCGCCAAAGCTGGCATCACCGACCTGGACCGCGTCTACACCCGTGACGAGATGGTCACCCAGGACGTGATCTTTGCCGCCACCGGCGTCACCGGTGGTTCACTGCTGCCGCGCATCAAGCGCGAGCCGGGCTGGCTGGAAACCACCACCCTGCTGATGCGGTCGAAAACCGGTTCGGTCCGCCGCATGTCCTACCGCACCCCGGTTGAGGCACAGGGCTGATCCAGCCAACTGTCAGGCCCGAGCACAGCGGCGCGACGGCTCGGTCGGATTAAACTTTCAAAGGGCCGGGTCCGCAGGGCCCGGCCTTCCTGCATGGGAGAGATGCGTGAGCTTTCTAGGGGTTGAACAGTCACTCACCGGACGGCGCTGGCTGGGTCCGGGCATCGATCTGGAACGCGCAGCCGAGGCCATGGCACAGCAAACGGGCCTGCCCGCCGCCGTCTGTCAGGTCCTCGCCCGGCGCGGCGTTCCCGCCCATGAGGCAACCGGCTTCCTGACCCCCGCGTTGAAGGACCTGCTGCCCGATCCCCGGCGCATGAAGGACATGGAAACAGCCGCCGCCCGGTTCCTGGAGGCGGTCGAACAACGCCAGCGCATCGCCATCTTTGCCGATTACGACGTCGACGGCGGCAGCTCTGCGGCGCTTCTCTTGGTCTGGCTGCGGGCCATGGGGCAGGATGCGACGCTCTATATCCCCGACCGTATCGACGAGGGTTACGGCCCAAACGACGCCGCCATGTCAGCGCTGGCGCGCGATCACGATCTGATCGTCTGTGTCGATTGCGGCACGCTGTCCCATGGACCGATCGCAGCGGCCAAAGGCGCCGATGTGATCGTGCTGGACCACCACCTAGGCGGAGAAACCCTGCCCGACTGCGTGGCGGTGGTGAACCCGAACCGGCAGGATGAAGACGGGGATCTGGGATATTTCTGCGCTGCAGGCGTGGTGTTTCTGATGTTGGTCGAGGTGCGACGGCAGGCCCGGGAAAAGGGGCTTGGGACCGGACCGGACCTGATGGCTCTTCTGGATCTTGTCGCCCTTGCCACGGTGGCGGATGTGGCGCCGCTGATCGGCGCCAACCGGGCGCTGGTGCGTCAGGGGCTCAAGGTCATGGCGGCGCGCAAACGCGTGGGCCTGGTGGCGCTGGCCGATGTCAGCCGCATGGATTCGGCGCCCTCCACCTATCACCTGGGCTTTCTGCTGGGACCGCGGGTCAATGCCGGTGGGCGCATCGGCAAGGCGGATCTGGGCGCGCGCCTTCTGGCCAGCGACAACCCGCATGAGGCCGCAGCGCTGGCCGAACGCCTTGACCAACTCAATACCGAACGCCGCGACATCGAAAACGCCGTGCGCGCTGCCGCGCTGGAGCAGGCGGAGGCACGTGGGCTTGATGCACCGCTGGTCTGGGCCGCAGGCGAAGGCTGGCATCCGGGTGTGGTCGGCATCGTTGCCTCGCGCCTGAAAGAAGCCGCAGGCCGTCCGGCGGTGGTCATCGGCCTGGACGGAGACGAGGGCAAGGGATCGGGTCGCTCGGTCAGCGGCATCGATCTGGGCGCAGCGATCCAGCGGCTAGCCAACGAAGGCCAATTGATCAAGGGCGGCGGGCACAAGATGGCCGCCGGTCTGACCGTCGCGCGGGACAGGCTGGAAAAGGCTATGGCGCGGCTGGGCGATCTGCTGGCGAAACAAGGCGCCGGGGACCTTGGCCCGGCAGATGTGAAGCTCGACGGGATGCTGATGCCCGGCGCCGCCTCGATCAACCTGATCGAGCAGATAGAACAGGCCGGTCCATTTGGCGCCGGGGCCCCTGCCCCACGCTATGCCTTTCCCGATCTTGAGGTCCGCTTTGCCAAACGGGTCGGAGAATCGCATCTAAAACTGTCGCTGAGCGACGGGCTGAGCAGCGGCATTGACGCCATCTGTTTCGGCGCCTTCGACACCGACCTTGGCCCCCGGCTGCTGGATCATGGCGGCGCCCGATTCCACTTTGCCGGACGGCTGGAGATCAACACCTGGGGCGGTCGTCAAAGCCCGCAATTGCGCCTGGAGGACGCCGCGCCAGCGTCCTGAAGGGCGCTTTCTCCGGCAGGGAAATATTTTCGCTGAAACCCCGTTTTTTCGCTTGCGGCAACTGACGGGAATATCTAAACACCGCTCACACACAGAGTGGCCCGTTCGTCTATCGGTTAGGACGCCAGGTTTTCAACCTGGAAAGAGGGGTTCGATTCCCCTACGGGCTGCCACTTTTCCCTTCCTGAATAGCGAAAATTTGCCGCCTCGTTCGTCGTGGTATTCACTGATTTGCGCCCAACTGCGTTCAGATCCGCATGTGCGTAGTAATGCTTTTCACAAAGCCGAGGCAGGGCCCCATCAGCCCCTGACGATCTCTGCGCCGTGAGGATGTCGGCCCCGGTGGCCAATTCAGGCACTCCAAAAGAGAAGTGGCCGCAGACCCAAAGGTCCACGGCCGCTTCCAGTCACTATCTGTTCAGGCTTACGCCAGGATCAGCGTATCGTCAAAGACCAGGGTCTCGATGCTGGTCAGAGTATCGACATCACCCGTGGCAATCTCGGTGACTTCCCAGGAGCCGGATCCGTTGTCCACAATGGTGAAGTCGGCTTCGACCCCGTCAAACTTGGCCCGGTCATCACCCAAGCCACCGTCGAGCACATCGCTGCCACTGTTGAACAGGAAGATATCATCACCGCCTTCACCGTAAATGGTATCCACTCCCAGGCCGCCGTTCAGAATGTCGGCACCGGTGCCACCTTTCAGCAAATCGTCTCCCGCACCGCCACTAAGACGGTCATTCTGCCTACCGCCATCAAGGACATCACCTCCGAAACCACCGCGTAGGGTGTCTTCACCCAGACGCCCAACCAGTTTGTCAGCCCCATCATTGCCAATCAGATAATCAGCGCCTTGCAGACCAATCAGTTTGTTGTCAGCGGCATCGCCGGTGAGCTGGTCGTCAAGCATAGAGCCCGTTACGTCTTCAATGTTGCGCAGCACGTCCCCTTCTGCATCGCCGCCCTGTGCCGTTCCCGCATCAAGATCGATCAACACGCCTGCCGCAGATTCGTCATAGGACGCCTGATCAGTTCCGTCTCCACCATTCAGCGTGTCAGCACCTTCGCCACCGATCAGAACATCCTGACCATCCCGGCCGCGGATCAGGTCGTCTCCGCCGCCACCGGTCAGGGTGTTGTCTGCGTCGTCCGAACCAATCAGAGTATCCGCAGCCCCGGAGCCGATGATGTTTTCGATTTCGGTCAGGGTATCGCCGTTCGCCTTGCCCCCGTCACCTGTGCCGTCTTCAAGGTTGACAGTCACACCATTGACGGACGTCGCATAGGTCGCCGTATCAATACCTGTACCACCGATCAGCACATCTGCACCGATACCACCGTCAAGCAAGTCATCACCTGCACCACCGTCAAGCGAATCGTCACCCCGGTTGCCAATGAGTTCATCGTCACCACCAAGTCCCAAGATCGTGTCGTTGCCAGCCAAACCGATCAGAACGTTATTGAAATCATCGCCAACGATATAGTCGTCATCCAGAGTTCCGGTCACGGCTGTATCGCTGCTGCGGTTGATCAGCAGGAAATCTTCCAATTCCAGCTCGGAGGTGACACCGCTCAGCGTTGCGATCTCGTAATCGCCGAGGCTGACGTGCAAACCGTCACCTTCGACGCTTTGCGATACCACATCCTTGAAGTTGACGTCGGTGACGCTGAGATCGATCAGTCCCAGAACATCCTCTCCCTGCTGGAAGTCGGTGATAGTGCTGCTAACGATCTTCGAATAGTCGTTGGTGACACCATAGGAAAGAACGAACAGGTCATCGCCGTCATCGCCGGTCATGGTGTTGCCGCCCTGGCCGACCAGAGTGTCATCCCCGGTGGAACCGGAAACACCTACACCCTTGCCGTTGATGGTGACTTCTTCATAGCTCATGATCAGCTGGGTGTCATAAAGCGTCGCAGGCTTGATATCGCCTTTGACGTAGAAGGCCACGTCGAAATTGTTGGTCATGTTGAGACCGTTGATCGACACCGAACCCGCGTTGTTCTGCCAGCCAGCACTGATCGCCAGCGGCGATACGGGGAATTCCCAGTCCAGAAGGTTGATCACGGTCTGGGTGTCTTCGCCGACTTCGTATTTCACCTGATCGTTGGTGGTCGGCGGCTCCAAGCTCGGGTCGGTCGGAATGACGACGCTGGGCAGATCCTGACCGTATTTATCCGGCTGCAGGCGCCAGCGCGGCCCGACGATGTACTCGGTGCCATCTTCATTCAGCACCGCCTCAAAAGGCTCGCGATCCATGGTGGTGTACCAGGCGTTGGTATAGCCCTCTTCCAGATCTTCCGACATGGCGCCGATCTGATCCAGGGTCGAGCCTTGCGCCGCCGCAGCCAGCGCCGGATCTTTCAGAACGGTGCCTGCCGGATACAGGGTGCCATCACCGCCATAGTAGTCATCGGTGGTAACCCATTTGCCATCCTCAAGGATTTCATAGGTGGGCAGCTGACCAATGGCGGATTCGTTCTCGAAATCCTCGGGGCGGATCTGGTCGTTCGGGTTGTTGGTGATCGTGTGACGGGTGACCAGCTCGGCCTGGGTGATCTGGAACAGCGGGATCAGATCATCATTGTCGGCATCCGGGGTCGACCATTCGTCCGGCAAAGGCAGCTCGGCCTCGATGCGCACATCGTTCGGCTTCTTGATGGTATTGCCCCAACGATAAAGCAGCTTGCCGTCATCCTTCAGCGTCACCGAATAGTCGTTACCGACCGCGATGTTTTCCTGAATGGTGGCTTCGTTGGGCTCCAGCACATCCTTCAGATCCAGAACACCGTCGCCGTTTACATCGCCGACCTGAGGCAGCACGTCCGCCACATATTGACCGTCGTATTCGCCGCCAACAATCCACAGATTGTCGTCCAGCTGGTATTCTGCATCCGGATCACCGGGGAAACGCTGATCCGACAGCACCTGCTGCATCACCACATAGTGTTCGGTCGAGGCTTTGACCGTGTTGCCACCAAGGCCAGCCAGCCAGGTGCCGTGAACTGCCGGGGTCTGAAAAACATCGGTGGGGGCGTTCGAAACCACCAGCCCCAGATGCTCTCCGCCCTCGCCGGACAGATCGCCAACGAAGCCTTCTTCGTATTCCGGATCGTCGAAAAAGTCTTTTTCAATCGCTTGGTCGAAATCAATGACGTTATAGCCAAATTCGCTGTTTACCGGATACAGCGCGACGCCCTCTTTGGTGATCACCGGTTCGGCGGAAAAATCCACAACGGCAGGATCACCGTCTTGGACGTCGCCCTGTGTCAGCCCACCGAAGGTACCAGTCACATCATTTGTGCTGAAGGTGTGTGTCACTGTATACGTGGGTGTCTGGTTGAGCACTTGATCTGCCATGATGGGTCCCCCGGCAATACGCTTCAAAGTTTCAAAATCTTCCGCCCGCAAAAGACCGGCTCGGCATCATGTGTTCGCGCGCCTTCACATGCGGATGTCTTGATGTTTACAAACCGCGGATCAAAAGTCTTTTGATCTTGATCAAAAGACGCAAAAAAGACTGAGGACGAGGCTCCCCGCCCCATATTAAGCCCGCTGCACGCCGCCTGACGCGCACCGCAAAAGATGAATGCAAATAATTGAATTTATTTTACAAAAACGAACATAAAGTATGAAATCTCATAGTGAGCCGCCAATCGTTTTCAAGACCGATGGCGACAGGCGATTTTTTGCCGACAGCCCCTGTTTTCGCGAGGGAAAGCACCACACCCAGACGTAACCCCGCCCGGAAATTGCGTTTTTCGCATAAGGTTCAGCGCAGCAGAATGTTGATTTTCCGAAAACTTGATTCTCCTGACTGCGGCCTGACCTACCCTTCCCGCCTCTCTTCACAAGCCCAGAGGCCGCGCGCGATGCGCCGAAAACGCTCAGCGCCTAGCCCGCACCGCTTTCAATCGATATTTAGGCCAGTTTTCACAGCCGGAACCAAGACAACCATAAAGCGTTGTGGAAAATCAGGGAGTGATACGCAAAGAAGAGGCTGGCCCACGACATATCAATGTGGAGAAAACCTTTGACCGAATTGCAGCGCAGGCCTTCTGACGCCGCTTTTGGGGGGACGCGAACTGCCCATGAAACCACCCGGAACACCCGCCTCGAATATTTCTTCCCAAATGAGCAAAAATCACTCTTGCGCCCACTCACCTGACTGAGTACATAGCGCCTCACGCACAGAGTGGCCCGTTCGTCTATCGGTTAGGACGCCAGGTTTTCAACCTGGAAAGAGGGGTTCGATTCCCCTACGGGCTGCCACTTTATCCCATATTGATATCTTAGCCTGGCATGCGGTTTGCGGTCCTGTTGCGCTGTTCGAGCTAGTGAAACCCAGCCGCAGCGCCGCCCGGGTCCAGCCCATTAATCCTTACCCTATCGGCTGCCCTGATCAGGCTTCATCCGTTCAAACCGCCGTAGGCCTCCCTCTCGAAGGGCAAAAGGGAACTGCCCTCTCGGGCAATTCCCTCTGTTCATGCTGCTCTGACCTTCGGCCGAGCTCAGATAGTCACAGCTCGGCCTCCCGGCTGCGGGCCAGGAACCACACGAAAGACACCACCGACAAAAGCAGCAAAGCGACGGCAACCGGGCTTTTCAGAACCTGGGTCAGATCCCCGTTCGTCAGCGCAAGCGATTGTGCGATGGATTTCTCGAATCTTGGTCCCAGAAAGAACGCGATGATGAAGATCACCAGCGGATAGCCAAAACTGGACATCAGGTACCCGATCACCGCGAAGATCAGCATGATCGCAACGCCGAACAATCCGTTGGTTGCCATCGACACCCCGACAAAACACAACAGAACCGCCGAGGAAAAGATGATGGACTCCGGCGCCGACACCACTTTGACCCAAAGCCGCAGCCCGACCTGCCCGATCCACAGGTTGATGAAATTCGCCATGATCATGGCCCCGAACAGCCCGTAGACAAGCCGCCCCTGATTTTCGAACAGCAGCGGTCCGGGCTGCATGCCGTGGATCATGAAGGCACTGATGATCAGCGCCGCGCTAACACTGCCCGGAATGCCCAGCGTCAACAGCGGGATCAGGTTAGAGCCGACAACCGCAGAATTGGCGGATTCGGCTGCGGCGATGCCATGCAGGTTGCCCTTGCCAAAGCTTTGCGGATCTTTTGAGCGGGCCTTGGTGAAGGCATAGGACATGAAGGCGGCAGCGGTCGAACCGATCCCCGGTAAGGCGCCGAAAATGGTTCCGATGGTGGCACCGCGCAGCATGGTATAGCGACAGGACCAGTATTCCGCCCAGGTCACCCGACGGTCGTCCGGGTTGCCGGTATCCTCCATGATGATGGCGGAACGGACGCTGCCATGGGCATCGGACATGCGGCGCAGGATTTCCGAAATGGCGAGCATGCCAATCGCAACTGATGGCAGGGGCAACCCGTCGAACAGATCCCAATAGCCAAAGATGAGCCTAGGTGTGTAATGCTCCGGATCGGTCCCGACCGAAGCCACCAGCAATCCCAGCGCCGCTGCGATGATACCCTTGGTAAGGGAATTGCCGATCAACCCGGCCAGAACGGAAAAGGCAAAGATCATCAGCGCGGCGATCTCAATCGGGCCCATGCGCAGGGCCAGAACCGCCAGCGGCGCCGACACGGTAATCAATACGATGTCGCTGAAGGTATCGCCTGTCACCGAGGAAAACAGCGCCATCTTGGTGGCCTTGAGGGGCTTACCCTTCTTGGCGAGCGGGTAGCCGTCCATCGCGGTTGCCGCGGCATCGGGGGTGCCGGGGGTATTCATCAGAACCGCAGGCACCGCGCCGCCAACCAGTCCGCCCTTGTTGACCCCCACCAGAAAGGAAATCGCCACCAGCGGATCCAGCGCAAAGGTAAAGGGAATAGCAATCGCCATGGCCATGATCGGGCCGATGCCGGGCACCGCGCCGACGAATTGCCCCAGGATCACGCCGCAGATGACGAACAGCAAGTTGATCAGGGAAAAGGCATCGCCAAATCCGGCCAGTATTGTTGAAAAATCCACCATGGTCACACTCCCTCAGGGCAAGGCGCGGCCAAGCGCGTAGGTCACCAGGAACCAGATCAGCGCAGGCATGACGATGACGCCCGCCGCCAGCCAGGCCGGGCGGCGTTCCCCGATCATCCACATGATCGCGAGGGCCAGCGGCGGGGCGACATATTCAAAACCGAACAGTGACATCGCGTAGATTCCGCCCGCCAGAACCGCCACATAGGCGCCTGTAATCGCAAAGACATGCGGTCTTTGGGTGCGGTGACCGGTCGGTTTCAGCATCAGGAACGCGCCACTAACGGCGATCACAATGGAAATCAGATTGGGCATCGTATCCGGTGACAGATTTCCCCCTTCGACCCGCTCCACATAGGAGGGGATGACCAGGAAATAGAGCACAAGACCAAGCAGAAGAAAGAACGCGCCCGAAGCACGGTCGGCAGACAAACCCATGGAACCCTCCCAAGTTCTGAAACCGCCCTGCGCGCGAACACGCGCAGGGCGGTTTGCGGTTTTATTTCGCGAACAACACGGCTGCGTTTGCCAGACCGTCGGTCATCATCTTATGGGTACCCTCGGGTCCCATGTTGATCGGCGCGCCCTTGACCGCGTTCTGCACGATTTCAGCCATTTCGGGAGAGGCAACCGCTTCATCGATCGCGGCCGCGATGGCCTCGACCGCGGCAGGATCGGTGCCTTTTGTGGTCGCCAGATAGAACACCGGATCGACATAGGCGTTGATGCCGGATTCCACGAAGGTCTTGACCTCCGGCGCATAGCTCAAGCGCGACTGGTTGGCGCCAGCGATCACCTTCATGTCGCCGGATTCTAGATAGGGAAACTGCTCTCCCGATCCGAAACCCGCAAGCACCTGACCGCCCAGGATCAGCTTCATCACCTCGGCACCGCCATCGGCGGTCACCAGGTTGAAATCCGCCCCGGTGGTCTTGGTCGTTGCCTTCATCATCAGAACCTGCGGCGGCGCCATGGTGGCAACCGCCAGCTGCCCCTGCTCCTTGGAGTAGGCGATCAGGCCCTCCAGATCGTCAAAGGGCGCATCGGCGCTGGCCACCAGCGCAAGCTCTGCCTTGGCGACGGTGCCAAGGTAATCAAAGCTGTCGACATCAAACGGCAGCTGATCGCCGCGCTGAACCAACTGGACCAGAACGGGGATGCTGACCCCCATGCCAACGACCTTGCCCTGCGGGGGGCGCTGCGACAGGCCGGTGAACATGGCAACGCCGCCGCCGCCAGGCTTGTTCTCGACCACGATGTCCCAGCCGGTGTTTTTCTCCATCACGCTGGCCAGCACGCGACCCATGGTGTCTGTCGATCCGCCGGCACCAAAACCGACCTGAATGGTCAGCGCTCCATCGGGTTTCCAGCCCTCTGCGGCCAGCGGCGCGGCAAGCGTCATCATCGCGGCGGCGCCAAGCGCCAGAATCCGGGATTTAAGTGTCATGTGATTTCCTCCTCTTTGTTGTCTTTCCTCCGTCACCCACAAACAGGCGCGACGGGTCTCCTCCTGGAAAGTTACTTAACCAGAAAACTATTTACCTCTCCCCTTGATCAACAGTGAATTTCCTCGGCCAGACGGCGCAGATCTCCTCACCTGCGCCGGATGGTTATGCCCCGGAGGTTTGCGCAACTCCCAGCAACGCCAGCCGCGCCGGACGCATTGCGGCAATCACTTCCAGCTGGCGCGTGGCGACCCGCGTCAGCCGCTGCGGATCCGAATGGGCCGATGCGGCCCGCAGAACCC
This genomic stretch from Phaeobacter gallaeciensis harbors:
- the recJ gene encoding single-stranded-DNA-specific exonuclease RecJ — translated: MSFLGVEQSLTGRRWLGPGIDLERAAEAMAQQTGLPAAVCQVLARRGVPAHEATGFLTPALKDLLPDPRRMKDMETAAARFLEAVEQRQRIAIFADYDVDGGSSAALLLVWLRAMGQDATLYIPDRIDEGYGPNDAAMSALARDHDLIVCVDCGTLSHGPIAAAKGADVIVLDHHLGGETLPDCVAVVNPNRQDEDGDLGYFCAAGVVFLMLVEVRRQAREKGLGTGPDLMALLDLVALATVADVAPLIGANRALVRQGLKVMAARKRVGLVALADVSRMDSAPSTYHLGFLLGPRVNAGGRIGKADLGARLLASDNPHEAAALAERLDQLNTERRDIENAVRAAALEQAEARGLDAPLVWAAGEGWHPGVVGIVASRLKEAAGRPAVVIGLDGDEGKGSGRSVSGIDLGAAIQRLANEGQLIKGGGHKMAAGLTVARDRLEKAMARLGDLLAKQGAGDLGPADVKLDGMLMPGAASINLIEQIEQAGPFGAGAPAPRYAFPDLEVRFAKRVGESHLKLSLSDGLSSGIDAICFGAFDTDLGPRLLDHGGARFHFAGRLEINTWGGRQSPQLRLEDAAPAS
- a CDS encoding calcium-binding protein, coding for MADQVLNQTPTYTVTHTFSTNDVTGTFGGLTQGDVQDGDPAVVDFSAEPVITKEGVALYPVNSEFGYNVIDFDQAIEKDFFDDPEYEEGFVGDLSGEGGEHLGLVVSNAPTDVFQTPAVHGTWLAGLGGNTVKASTEHYVVMQQVLSDQRFPGDPDAEYQLDDNLWIVGGEYDGQYVADVLPQVGDVNGDGVLDLKDVLEPNEATIQENIAVGNDYSVTLKDDGKLLYRWGNTIKKPNDVRIEAELPLPDEWSTPDADNDDLIPLFQITQAELVTRHTITNNPNDQIRPEDFENESAIGQLPTYEILEDGKWVTTDDYYGGDGTLYPAGTVLKDPALAAAAQGSTLDQIGAMSEDLEEGYTNAWYTTMDREPFEAVLNEDGTEYIVGPRWRLQPDKYGQDLPSVVIPTDPSLEPPTTNDQVKYEVGEDTQTVINLLDWEFPVSPLAISAGWQNNAGSVSINGLNMTNNFDVAFYVKGDIKPATLYDTQLIMSYEEVTINGKGVGVSGSTGDDTLVGQGGNTMTGDDGDDLFVLSYGVTNDYSKIVSSTITDFQQGEDVLGLIDLSVTDVNFKDVVSQSVEGDGLHVSLGDYEIATLSGVTSELELEDFLLINRSSDTAVTGTLDDDYIVGDDFNNVLIGLAGNDTILGLGGDDELIGNRGDDSLDGGAGDDLLDGGIGADVLIGGTGIDTATYATSVNGVTVNLEDGTGDGGKANGDTLTEIENIIGSGAADTLIGSDDADNTLTGGGGDDLIRGRDGQDVLIGGEGADTLNGGDGTDQASYDESAAGVLIDLDAGTAQGGDAEGDVLRNIEDVTGSMLDDQLTGDAADNKLIGLQGADYLIGNDGADKLVGRLGEDTLRGGFGGDVLDGGRQNDRLSGGAGDDLLKGGTGADILNGGLGVDTIYGEGGDDIFLFNSGSDVLDGGLGDDRAKFDGVEADFTIVDNGSGSWEVTEIATGDVDTLTSIETLVFDDTLILA
- a CDS encoding tripartite tricarboxylate transporter permease; the protein is MVDFSTILAGFGDAFSLINLLFVICGVILGQFVGAVPGIGPIMAMAIAIPFTFALDPLVAISFLVGVNKGGLVGGAVPAVLMNTPGTPDAAATAMDGYPLAKKGKPLKATKMALFSSVTGDTFSDIVLITVSAPLAVLALRMGPIEIAALMIFAFSVLAGLIGNSLTKGIIAAALGLLVASVGTDPEHYTPRLIFGYWDLFDGLPLPSVAIGMLAISEILRRMSDAHGSVRSAIIMEDTGNPDDRRVTWAEYWSCRYTMLRGATIGTIFGALPGIGSTAAAFMSYAFTKARSKDPQSFGKGNLHGIAAAESANSAVVGSNLIPLLTLGIPGSVSAALIISAFMIHGMQPGPLLFENQGRLVYGLFGAMIMANFINLWIGQVGLRLWVKVVSAPESIIFSSAVLLCFVGVSMATNGLFGVAIMLIFAVIGYLMSSFGYPLVIFIIAFFLGPRFEKSIAQSLALTNGDLTQVLKSPVAVALLLLSVVSFVWFLARSREAEL
- a CDS encoding tripartite tricarboxylate transporter TctB family protein; translation: MGLSADRASGAFFLLLGLVLYFLVIPSYVERVEGGNLSPDTMPNLISIVIAVSGAFLMLKPTGHRTQRPHVFAITGAYVAVLAGGIYAMSLFGFEYVAPPLALAIMWMIGERRPAWLAAGVIVMPALIWFLVTYALGRALP
- a CDS encoding Bug family tripartite tricarboxylate transporter substrate binding protein → MTLKSRILALGAAAMMTLAAPLAAEGWKPDGALTIQVGFGAGGSTDTMGRVLASVMEKNTGWDIVVENKPGGGGVAMFTGLSQRPPQGKVVGMGVSIPVLVQLVQRGDQLPFDVDSFDYLGTVAKAELALVASADAPFDDLEGLIAYSKEQGQLAVATMAPPQVLMMKATTKTTGADFNLVTADGGAEVMKLILGGQVLAGFGSGEQFPYLESGDMKVIAGANQSRLSYAPEVKTFVESGINAYVDPVFYLATTKGTDPAAVEAIAAAIDEAVASPEMAEIVQNAVKGAPINMGPEGTHKMMTDGLANAAVLFAK